Proteins from a single region of Sesamum indicum cultivar Zhongzhi No. 13 linkage group LG5, S_indicum_v1.0, whole genome shotgun sequence:
- the LOC105161963 gene encoding E3 ubiquitin-protein ligase RNF144A → MATEVVEILTIPDSAADDDEISVLYVRPVPIKKGTSRLDAIPVENYPLRPKGVIDLSQDSFYFNDEVKLLYSFTKTRNRVFKGESSNTKSPKETELSIPSSLTFMCEICADEKPVNDLFRVLGCTHSYCSECMGKYVASKLQENITAINCPVSGCNGFLEPQHCRSILPKQVFDRWGDALCEAVILASEKFYCPYKDCSALLIDDQSVDNEVIMQSECPDCNRLFCVQCKVPWHSDMACSDFQKLKEGERSNEDIMLMNLAKSKKWMRCPKCKFYVEKSSGCLFMRCRCGYAFCYNCGAQLQTEHYCRDCKH, encoded by the exons ATGGCAACAGAGGTTGTGGAAATCCTAACTATCCCAGATAGTGCAGCCGACGACGATGAAATCTCCGTTCTGTATGTCAGACCAGTTCCCATCAAGAAAGGCACCAGCAGACTCGACGCCATCCCAGTTGAGAATTATCCTCTTAGACCCAAAGGGGTGATCGATTTATCCCAAGactccttttattttaatgatgaAGTGAAACTGCTGTACTCATTCACAAAAACTCGGAATAGGGTTTTCAAAGGCGAGTCTTCCAACACAAAATCACCCAAGGAGACTGAGTTAAGCATCCCTTCAAGTTTAACCTTCATGTGCGAAATTTGTGCTGATGAGAAGCCTGTTAATGACCTGTTCCGAGTTTTGGGATGCACTCATTCTTACTGTTCAGAGTGCATGGGGAAATATGTGGCCTCCAAGTTGCAAGAGAATATTACTGCTATTAACTGCCCTGTTTCTGGCTGCAATGGGTTCTTGGAGCCTCAACATTGCCGTTCTATCCTGCCAAAGCAGGTTTTTGACAGATGGGGCGATGCGTTGTGTGAGGCTGTGATTCTGGCGTCGGAGAAGTTTTATTGCCCGTATAAGGATTGTTCGGCTTTGTTGATCGATGACCAGAGTGTGGACAATGAGGTTATAATGCAATCTGAATGCCCTGATTGTAACAGGCTTTTCTGTGTGCAGTGCAAGGTTCCTTGGCATTCGGACATGGCGTGCTCGGATTTTCAGAAGTTGAAGGAGGGTGAGAGGAGCAATGAGGATATAATGCTGATGAATCTTGCCAAGAGTAAGAAGTGGATGAGGTGTCCCAAGTGCAAATTCTATGTTGAGAAGTCATCGGGTTGCTTGTTCATGAGATGCAG GTGTGGATATGCTTTTTGCTACAACTGTGGAGCTCAGCTGCAGACAGAGCACTACTGTCGTGATTGCAAGCACTAA
- the LOC105161966 gene encoding conserved oligomeric Golgi complex subunit 3: MAAATGTAGPGKPSLPKSGAISKGYNFASTWEQNAPLTEQQQAAIVALSHAVAERPFPPNLAQEKVAGLENGMSISTKHSSTEDSGAIDAVLVNTNQFYKWFTDLEAAMKSETEEKYQHYVRTLTERIQTCDTILHRVDETLELFNELQLQHQAVATKTKTLHDACDRLLIEKQKLIEFAESLRAKLNYFDELENVAASFYSPSMNVAHENFLPLLKRVDDCISYVESNPQYAECNVYLVKFRQLQSRALGMIRTHVLSVLKNTSSQVQAAIRSSAGNKASVSEGVEASVIYVRFKAAANELKPVLEEIESRKPRKEYVQLLTECHKLYCEQRLSLVRGIAHQRISEFSKKEALPSLTRSGCAYLMQVCQLEHQLFDHFFPSSSEDVSSLAPLIDPLCTYLYDTLRPKLIHEANLDILCELVDILKVEVLAEQVSRRGESLAGLRPTLERILADVHERLTFRARTHIRDEIANFLPLDEDLDYPAKLEQSAETKLETSSSAQSPDISRTWYPPLEKTISCLSKLYRCLEPAVFTGLAQEAVEVCSLSIQKASKLIAKRSSAMDGQLFLIKFLLILREQIAPFDIEFSVTHKELDFSHLLEHLRRILRGQASLFDWSRSSSLARTLSPRVLESQIDAKKELEKSLKATCEEFIMSVTKLVVDPMLSFVTKVTAVKVALSAGSQNQKESALTKPLKDQAFATPEKVAELVQKVASAIQQELPKVMGKMKLYLQNPATRAILFKPIKTNIVEAHSQVHSLLKSEYSPEDIHNVVNMISIQDLQAQLDNLM; this comes from the exons GGCTGCCGCCACCGGGACAGCGGGTCCGGGAAAGCCCAGCCTCCCCAAATCTGGTGCGATCTCCAAAGGCTACAACTTCGCTTCCACCTGGGAACAG AATGCTCCATTGACAGAGCAACAGCAGGCGGCAATTGTAGCTCTTTCCCATGCTGTTGCTGAAAGACCTTTTCCTCCAAATTTA GCACAAGAAAAAGTAGCTGGACTGGAAAATGGCATGTCTATTTCTACCAAGCACAGCAGTACTGAGGATTCAGGGGCTATTGATGCAGTTCTGGTCAATACAAACCAG TTCTACAAATGGTTTACTGATCTTGAAGCAGCCATGAAATCAGAG aCTGAAGAGAAATATCAGCATTACGTGAGGACATTAACAGAGCGAATACAAACATGTGACACTATACTCCATCGG GTGGACGAAACCcttgaattatttaatgaacTACAACTGCAGCATCAGGCTGTTGCGACGAAGACAAAAACTCTGCATGATGCATGCGATCGACTG CTAATAGAGAAGCAAAAGCTAATTGAATTTGCCGAATCACTTCGTGCTAAGCTCAACTACTTCGATGAACTGGAGAAT GTTGCTGCCAGTTTTTATTCTCCAAGCATGAATGTAGCACATGAGAATTTCCTCCCTTTGCTTAAAAGAGTTGATGACTGCATCTC GTATGTTGAGAGTAACCCACAGTATGCTGAGTGCAATGTTTACTTGGTCAAGTTCCGACAACTTCAG TCTCGAGCTTTAGGAATGATCCGCACTCATGTACTTTCTGTTTTGAAGAACACTTCCTCTCAG GTCCAGGCAGCAATAAGAAGCAGTGCCGGAAACAAAGCGTCGGTCTCTGAGGGTGTGGAGGCATCTGTAATATATGTCCGGTTCAAGGCAGCAGCAAATGAG CTTAAGCCGGTATTGGAGGAAATTGAAAGTAGAAAACCAAGAAAGGAATATGTCCAGTTACTCACGGAATGCCACAAACTTTACTGTGAACAGAGGCTTTCATTG GTGAGGGGCATAGCACATCAACGGATCTCTGAATTTTCCAAGAAAGAAGCCTTGCCGTCATTGACTAGATCTGGTTGTGCATATTTGATGCAG GTGTGTCAGCTTGAGCATCAACTCTTTGATCATTTCTTCCCTTCATCTTCAGAGGATGTTTCGAGTTTGGCTCCTCTAATAGATCCACT GTGTACTTACTTGTATGATACATTACGTCCAAAACTTATTCATGAAGCAAACCTTGATATTCTTTGCGAACTTGTTGATATCCTTAAAGTTGAAGTCCTAGCAGAACAAGTAAGTAGACGGGGCGAGTCGCTAGCGGGATTACGCCCAACATTGGAAAGGATCTTGGCAGATGTTCATGAGCGTTTAACTTTTCGTGCTAGAACCCACATTCGCGATGAG ATTGCAAATTTTCTTCCTTTGGATGAAGATCTAGACTATCCTGCTAAGCTGGAGCAATCAGCCGAGACAAAGTTGGAGACATCATCT AGTGCTCAGAGCCCAGATATTTCCAGGACTTGGTACCCTCCACTTGAGAAAACTATATCCTGTTTGTCCAAACTATATCGTTGCCTAGAACCAGCAGTTTTTACTGGTTTGGCTCAG GAAGCAGTTGAAGTTTGCTCGTTATCCATTCAG AAAGCTAGCAAACTAATCGCAAAAAGATCAAGCGCAATGGATGGGCAGCTATTCCTCATAAAGTTTCTTCTTATCCTTAGGGAGCAG ATTGCGCCGTTTGATATCGAATTCTCAGTTACACACAAAGAGCTTGACTTCTCTCATCTGCTG GAGCATTTGCGACGGATTCTTAGAGGGCAGGCCTCCCTATTTGATTGGTCAAGGTCCAGTTCCTTGGCTAGAACTCTCTCTCCACGAGTGTTGGAAAGTCAAATAGATGCCAAGAAG GAGTTAGAGAAAAGCCTGAAAGCGACTTGCGAGGAGTTTATTATGTCAGTGACTAAACTGGTTGTGGACCCTATGTTGTCTTTCGTCACCAAG GTCACTGCAGTCAAAGTTGCCTTATCCGCCGGCAGTCAAAATCAGAAGGAGTCTGCCCTTACTAAGCCTCTCAAAGATCAGGCTTTTGCTACTCCCGAAAAGGTTGCCGAACTTGTCCAGAAG GTTGCTTCAGCTATTCAACAAGAGCTGCCAAAAGTAATGGGTAAAATGAAGCTTTATCTTCAGAACCCTGCAACGCGAGCTATACTTTTCAAACCAATTAA GACCAACATTGTCGAAGCTCATTCTCAAGTGCATTCTCTGTTGAAATCAGAGTATTCTCCTGAAGACATACACAATGTTGTTAATATGATTTCAATACAAGATTTGCAAGCTCAACTAGACAACCTCATGTAA